A stretch of the Blastocatellia bacterium genome encodes the following:
- a CDS encoding radical SAM protein, which produces MAKGLTSTNHPLVAHIIPIRKCNLSCVYCNEYDDYSKGIALETMKKRIDHLVKLGLSALVFSGGEPLLHPDLDEIIAHARKSGLLVGMITNGYLLMPERIKRLNEAGLDYMQISIDNIQPDEISVKSLKVLDKKLQMLQEHAVFAVNINSVIGGGIRTPEDALVVGKRAVELGFSTTVGIIHDHHGQLGQLNEVEQNIFMQLRDLGKTSYARFNRFQDNLATGKANDWRCRAGSRYLYICEDGLVHYCSQRRGYPGVDLLQYTTQDIVREFNTKKDCAPYCTVACVHKVAVMDNWRSAPQTLPDPVSLTLTPGRAIAEELKLVSLTSKKSKKVAAKATSTKSEKEELVNAG; this is translated from the coding sequence ATCGCCAAAGGACTTACATCAACTAACCATCCATTAGTTGCTCATATTATACCTATTCGCAAATGCAATTTATCTTGTGTTTATTGCAATGAATATGATGATTACTCTAAGGGTATTGCTTTAGAGACAATGAAAAAGCGAATTGACCACTTAGTTAAACTAGGTCTTTCTGCTTTGGTTTTTAGTGGTGGTGAGCCTCTTTTACACCCAGACTTAGATGAAATTATTGCTCATGCCCGTAAATCAGGTTTGTTAGTTGGTATGATTACAAATGGCTATCTGCTTATGCCAGAGCGTATCAAACGACTAAATGAAGCAGGTTTGGATTATATGCAAATTAGCATTGATAATATCCAACCTGATGAAATTTCTGTTAAAAGCTTAAAAGTATTAGATAAAAAACTGCAAATGCTCCAAGAACATGCAGTTTTTGCAGTAAATATCAACTCTGTTATTGGCGGTGGTATTCGTACCCCAGAAGATGCCCTAGTAGTTGGAAAACGAGCCGTAGAGCTAGGATTTTCTACTACTGTAGGAATTATTCATGACCATCACGGACAACTAGGTCAACTTAATGAAGTTGAACAAAATATCTTTATGCAGTTAAGAGATTTAGGAAAAACTAGTTATGCTCGCTTTAATCGCTTTCAGGATAATTTAGCTACTGGAAAAGCAAATGATTGGCGTTGTCGGGCTGGTAGTCGTTACCTTTATATTTGTGAAGATGGTTTAGTACACTATTGTTCTCAACGCCGAGGCTATCCTGGAGTAGATTTACTGCAATATACAACACAGGATATTGTCCGAGAGTTTAACACCAAAAAAGATTGCGCACCTTATTGCACAGTAGCTTGTGTGCATAAAGTAGCAGTAATGGATAACTGGCGTTCGGCTCCACAAACTTTACCAGACCCAGTAAGCCTTACTTTAACCCCAGGCCGAGCTATTGCTGAAGAGTTAAAACTAGTATCACTAACTTCTAAAAAATCTAAGAAAGTAGCTGCAAAAGCAACTTCAACCAAGTCCGAAAAAGAAGAATTAGTTAATGCTGGATAA
- a CDS encoding patatin-like phospholipase family protein, translating into MLKPFLENANPNLPKLGLALSGGGFRASFFHIGLLAHLAEIGLLRQVEVISTVSGGSIIGALYYLHLKNLLETKSDDEISNKDYLDILQKIEVDFLKAVQKNIIMTAYKNPFKTIRMAGDNYNSSIRLAELYEEHFYRPVFNKNSKEPIKMSDLKIIPKGENNNFYPLKDNPSRQAKVPVLLINAALLNTGRNWYFEATHMGEHPRDTLDWQSVDKNPRLLRPESYQKLKDKHKNFLLSHAVAASAALPGVFAPIKIDGLYPDDIQLQLVDAGVHDNQGIAGLLTFGCTDFIISDACRPLEFETRPDLRTDGLLLRVRSMLGDRLREEQLLRMLTGKHKNHTAFIHLRKNFPITTKHHLSDSNNSLSPDLPTTKLDSDKTGIDPKVQQLLARVRTHLDSFTNLEADSLMYYGYKLSEQTFDQTSFQQVFIKKQANKINWNFLKIAPLMRQPTEDFLFQLKVATERFLKVFRLNSQVRTISLTVLFLVFLLILLGIFSILSIIWNIEHVQTILNIPLNQAILTISPILAILLFLRIILAKFYSKLRQNWFNFWAKALLPALCFPLVWLHLFVYDRLFLQIGELGELRELRELDKSNDNLSELDPALNELADQKK; encoded by the coding sequence ATGTTAAAACCGTTCTTAGAAAATGCTAATCCTAATCTACCTAAATTGGGCTTAGCACTTTCTGGGGGCGGTTTTCGTGCTTCTTTCTTCCATATTGGCCTACTAGCACATCTAGCTGAAATAGGATTATTAAGACAGGTGGAAGTTATTTCTACTGTCTCAGGTGGTTCCATTATTGGCGCACTTTATTATTTACATCTAAAAAATTTACTGGAAACCAAGTCTGACGATGAAATTTCTAATAAAGATTACTTAGATATCTTACAAAAAATAGAAGTAGATTTTCTTAAAGCTGTTCAAAAAAATATTATTATGACAGCTTATAAGAATCCTTTTAAGACTATCCGTATGGCTGGGGATAACTATAATTCTAGCATACGTTTAGCAGAGCTTTATGAAGAGCATTTTTATAGACCAGTTTTTAATAAAAACAGCAAAGAACCTATAAAAATGTCTGATTTAAAGATTATTCCTAAAGGAGAAAATAATAATTTTTACCCCTTAAAAGATAATCCATCCCGCCAAGCAAAAGTCCCCGTTTTGCTTATCAATGCTGCCCTCTTAAACACTGGTCGCAATTGGTATTTTGAAGCTACTCATATGGGAGAACATCCCCGTGACACCCTAGATTGGCAAAGTGTAGATAAAAACCCTAGATTACTTAGACCAGAAAGCTACCAAAAATTAAAAGATAAGCATAAAAATTTTCTTTTAAGCCACGCTGTTGCTGCCTCTGCTGCACTGCCTGGTGTTTTTGCACCAATAAAAATAGATGGGCTATATCCAGATGATATTCAACTACAATTAGTTGATGCTGGAGTACACGATAACCAAGGAATTGCAGGGTTACTTACTTTTGGTTGTACAGATTTTATTATTAGTGATGCTTGTCGTCCGTTAGAGTTTGAAACGCGCCCAGATTTACGTACAGATGGTTTACTTCTAAGAGTAAGAAGTATGCTAGGAGATCGACTTAGAGAAGAACAACTCTTAAGAATGCTAACAGGTAAGCATAAAAACCATACTGCTTTTATTCATTTAAGAAAAAACTTTCCAATTACTACTAAACACCACTTATCAGACTCTAATAATTCTCTAAGCCCTGATTTACCAACTACTAAGTTAGATAGTGATAAAACTGGCATAGATCCAAAAGTTCAACAGTTATTAGCACGAGTACGAACGCATTTAGATTCATTTACTAACTTAGAAGCAGATTCCTTGATGTATTATGGCTATAAGCTTAGTGAGCAAACTTTTGACCAAACATCTTTTCAACAAGTATTTATTAAAAAACAAGCTAATAAGATAAATTGGAATTTTCTAAAAATTGCTCCTCTAATGCGCCAACCTACTGAAGACTTTTTATTTCAGCTTAAAGTAGCTACTGAAAGATTTCTTAAAGTATTTCGCTTAAATTCTCAAGTAAGAACTATTAGTTTAACAGTATTATTTCTAGTTTTTCTTTTAATTCTTCTTGGTATTTTTTCTATTTTAAGCATTATTTGGAATATTGAGCATGTCCAAACAATATTAAATATTCCTTTAAATCAAGCAATATTAACAATTAGCCCTATTTTAGCAATATTATTGTTCTTACGTATAATTTTAGCTAAATTTTATTCAAAATTAAGACAAAACTGGTTTAATTTCTGGGCAAAAGCCTTACTTCCTGCATTATGTTTTCCTTTAGTTTGGTTACATTTATTTGTCTACGATCGCCTATTTTTACAAATAGGCGAATTAGGAGAATTAAGAGAATTAAGAGAATTAGACAAATCAAATGACAATCTTTCAGAACTTGATCCAGCCTTAAATGAATTAGCAGATCAAAAAAAATAA
- a CDS encoding NifU family protein encodes MSQAIMIKANVDKQDINTCRFMADRPLINGTASFTSKTSAKGNALAENLFSIPEIKKAEIADNVLTVVKDGHDDWSVIGKRIGGFIRAFLQPEVYANTLSTEELRKKVQEVLDLQINPSVASHGGFVDLINVENNNVYIRMGGGCQGCGSANMTLKMGIERMIREAVPSIGQILDATDHAGGANPYYR; translated from the coding sequence ATGAGTCAAGCAATAATGATTAAAGCTAATGTAGATAAACAAGACATAAATACTTGCCGTTTTATGGCAGATAGACCGCTAATTAATGGTACTGCTAGTTTTACAAGCAAAACATCTGCAAAAGGAAACGCTTTAGCAGAAAACCTTTTTAGCATTCCTGAAATCAAAAAAGCGGAAATAGCTGACAATGTATTAACTGTTGTAAAAGATGGTCATGATGATTGGTCAGTTATTGGAAAACGTATTGGCGGCTTTATTCGCGCTTTTTTACAACCAGAAGTTTATGCTAACACTCTATCAACAGAAGAGCTTAGAAAAAAAGTTCAAGAAGTATTAGATCTACAAATTAATCCTAGTGTAGCTTCACATGGTGGTTTTGTAGATTTAATTAATGTAGAAAACAATAATGTTTATATTCGCATGGGTGGCGGTTGCCAAGGTTGTGGCTCGGCTAATATGACTTTGAAAATGGGAATTGAACGTATGATTCGTGAAGCAGTTCCTAGCATTGGACAAATCTTAGATGCTACAGATCATGCTGGTGGTGCAAACCCTTATTACCGATAA
- a CDS encoding winged helix-turn-helix transcriptional regulator, producing MSMEALELVAERFKALSEPIRLRILQELHDGEMSVSEITQVIDSSQPNVSKHLKLLQDAGLLARRQEGNTVYYSISDKVIFDICEIVCNSLREKFSAKADALSLKLK from the coding sequence ATGTCAATGGAAGCATTAGAATTAGTGGCAGAACGTTTTAAGGCTTTGTCTGAGCCAATTAGACTTCGTATTTTACAAGAATTACATGATGGTGAAATGAGTGTTTCGGAAATTACACAAGTAATAGATTCTAGTCAGCCTAATGTAAGCAAACACTTAAAGTTATTACAAGATGCTGGCCTACTAGCACGACGACAAGAAGGAAATACAGTTTATTACTCTATTTCTGATAAAGTAATTTTTGATATTTGCGAAATAGTTTGTAATAGTTTACGGGAAAAATTTTCTGCTAAAGCTGATGCTCTTAGTCTTAAATTAAAATAA
- a CDS encoding penicillin acylase family protein encodes MKWTNTLKHFFLFLICFQLMTLGLPIANNEVLAKPRTSKKLEMNPEILPGLAAKVDVVEDEFGTPHIFGKNFKDVFFMQGFLHARDRFFQMDVTRRTVEGSLAELLGVGPNNSILSSDVQLRGLNLKASVTKALSMMQKETRQFLKAYSDGVNAYLKDNPLPAEYQALKITQKRMWTETDCLLVGKGLALSLSFDTGDINNTLALQAYQAAGMAQGFDGSALFFEDVFRVAPFDPSFSIPDATGRPFSTTGTKANNQRLSAKVQEQQKWAKHISDTIKPETLEMAQDYLNKVKNIPLLANGAEGHDPDRGSNWFILSGRLTDSGAPLLNNDPHLGFNTPPIWYQVQLNVTKGKGKKLLNVTGVSLAGVPGVVLGHNDDIAWGATTSNFDVTDVYQEQIKAQFGSVSIIHDGKEEPVIFRDEFFRANQVVDGMNDNLVMIPASDSVPGRFPSVPRRNGGPIVSINLSAQTALTLQYTGFGPTLEVETFLGFNRAKNVDDFKKALEFFDVGSQNFSVITTTGDMAYFTTGEVPIREDLEAGKVNGAPPFLIRNGVTGNEWMSIRNRQPNQVLQYEILPFNELPQVVNPTNGFVVTANADPTGITANNNPFERKRATGGIYYLAATGYASGARNARLTKDIQEAIASGQKITVEMARRFQADVRMRDAEILMPFIQQAFANATAVNAPTELSALAKDAGISEAVNRFKTWDFSTPTGLKSGYDSFVAFGSDPSQKQIDDSVSTTIYSLWRSQMVRDTIDATLQSMQLTRLPDNATSMASLRNLLDKFSSNKGKGVSGIFFFGNTGLDSASPEVQRDFVILRSLRRALDSLAARFCSSFPRLYQTK; translated from the coding sequence ATGAAGTGGACTAACACACTAAAACATTTTTTCTTGTTTTTAATTTGTTTTCAATTAATGACTTTAGGCTTGCCAATAGCAAACAATGAAGTTTTAGCTAAACCTAGAACATCAAAAAAGCTAGAAATGAATCCTGAAATACTTCCTGGACTTGCTGCAAAAGTTGATGTTGTGGAAGATGAATTTGGAACGCCACATATTTTTGGCAAAAACTTTAAGGATGTTTTTTTTATGCAGGGCTTTTTGCATGCACGGGATAGATTTTTCCAAATGGATGTTACACGTCGCACGGTTGAAGGCTCTTTAGCTGAATTACTTGGCGTTGGGCCAAATAACAGTATTTTATCTAGCGATGTGCAATTGCGAGGCTTAAATCTTAAAGCTTCTGTCACCAAAGCTTTATCAATGATGCAAAAAGAAACTCGACAATTCTTAAAAGCTTATAGTGATGGTGTTAATGCCTACTTAAAAGACAACCCACTACCAGCAGAATATCAAGCATTAAAAATCACCCAAAAACGTATGTGGACGGAAACAGACTGTTTATTAGTTGGTAAAGGTTTAGCACTAAGTCTTTCTTTTGACACAGGCGATATTAACAACACATTAGCTTTACAAGCTTATCAAGCAGCAGGTATGGCGCAAGGTTTTGATGGTTCAGCATTATTTTTTGAAGATGTATTTCGTGTAGCTCCTTTTGACCCAAGTTTTTCTATTCCTGACGCAACGGGTCGGCCATTTTCTACCACTGGCACTAAAGCTAATAATCAAAGACTTAGTGCTAAAGTCCAAGAGCAGCAAAAATGGGCTAAACATATTTCTGACACAATTAAGCCTGAAACTTTAGAAATGGCTCAAGACTACTTAAATAAAGTTAAAAATATTCCTCTGCTAGCTAATGGTGCTGAAGGTCATGACCCAGATCGTGGAAGCAATTGGTTTATTTTAAGTGGTAGACTAACTGATTCTGGCGCACCGCTTTTAAATAATGATCCTCACTTAGGGTTTAATACTCCTCCAATTTGGTATCAAGTTCAACTTAATGTTACAAAAGGCAAAGGCAAAAAATTACTTAATGTTACAGGAGTAAGTTTAGCTGGGGTGCCTGGTGTGGTTTTAGGCCATAATGATGATATTGCTTGGGGTGCAACCACTTCAAACTTTGATGTTACAGATGTTTATCAAGAACAAATTAAAGCACAATTTGGTAGTGTATCAATTATTCATGATGGCAAAGAAGAACCTGTAATATTTCGAGATGAGTTTTTCCGAGCAAATCAAGTGGTAGATGGTATGAATGATAATTTAGTTATGATACCTGCTAGTGATTCTGTTCCTGGCCGATTTCCTTCTGTTCCACGTCGTAATGGTGGCCCAATTGTATCTATTAACTTATCTGCTCAAACAGCTTTAACACTGCAATATACTGGCTTTGGGCCAACTTTAGAAGTAGAAACATTTCTTGGCTTTAACCGTGCAAAAAATGTTGATGATTTCAAAAAAGCATTAGAGTTTTTTGATGTTGGATCACAAAACTTTTCTGTGATTACCACAACAGGCGATATGGCTTATTTTACAACAGGCGAAGTGCCTATAAGAGAAGACCTAGAAGCAGGTAAAGTTAACGGCGCACCTCCGTTTTTAATTCGTAATGGTGTAACTGGTAATGAATGGATGAGCATTAGAAATCGTCAACCAAACCAAGTCTTACAATATGAAATTTTGCCTTTTAATGAGCTACCTCAAGTCGTCAATCCAACCAACGGTTTTGTAGTTACTGCAAACGCTGACCCAACAGGTATTACAGCCAACAACAACCCATTTGAGCGTAAACGAGCAACAGGGGGAATCTATTATCTAGCTGCTACTGGTTATGCTTCGGGTGCGCGTAATGCACGATTAACAAAAGATATTCAAGAAGCTATTGCAAGCGGGCAGAAAATTACAGTTGAAATGGCCCGACGTTTTCAAGCAGATGTAAGAATGCGTGATGCAGAAATTTTAATGCCATTTATTCAACAAGCTTTTGCTAATGCTACAGCCGTAAATGCTCCAACTGAACTTTCTGCACTAGCCAAAGATGCAGGTATAAGTGAAGCTGTAAATCGCTTTAAGACTTGGGATTTTAGCACCCCTACAGGCTTAAAATCTGGTTATGATTCTTTTGTAGCTTTTGGCAGTGACCCTTCACAAAAACAAATTGATGATAGTGTTTCTACCACAATTTATAGCCTGTGGCGTTCACAAATGGTTAGAGATACTATTGATGCCACACTTCAATCAATGCAATTAACTAGACTTCCTGATAATGCTACCTCTATGGCATCTCTTCGTAATTTACTAGATAAATTTTCATCCAACAAAGGAAAAGGTGTTTCAGGAATATTTTTCTTTGGAAATACTGGTTTAGATAGTGCAAGTCCTGAAGTACAAAGAGATTTTGTTATTTTACGTAGCTTGCGACGTGCTTTAGATTCATTGGCGGCCAGATTTTGCTCTAGCTTTCCAAGGCTCTACCAAACAAAGTGA
- a CDS encoding penicillin acylase family protein has translation MHWRPDFALAFQGSTKQSDYRWGALHRVSFPSMLGVNTDFTIPSVNGKFQSPVPGLFGLPRDGGFDVPNASGHSVRARGVNDFTFRSGPSKRTTIVMKPGAIDFTTAIPGGQSAAPNSKFFDNLLQFWLTADVYPVRDITKPTAAPNEKRTTFAPFRKE, from the coding sequence ATTCATTGGCGGCCAGATTTTGCTCTAGCTTTCCAAGGCTCTACCAAACAAAGTGATTATCGTTGGGGAGCTTTACATCGTGTTTCCTTCCCAAGTATGTTAGGGGTAAATACTGATTTTACAATTCCTTCTGTTAATGGCAAGTTCCAATCTCCAGTTCCAGGGCTTTTTGGACTACCTAGAGACGGAGGTTTTGATGTTCCAAACGCTTCTGGACATTCAGTTAGAGCTAGGGGAGTCAATGATTTTACTTTTAGAAGTGGGCCTAGCAAACGCACAACTATTGTTATGAAACCTGGGGCAATTGATTTTACTACTGCTATACCAGGTGGACAAAGTGCAGCACCTAATAGCAAATTCTTTGATAATTTACTTCAGTTTTGGTTAACAGCAGATGTTTATCCTGTACGTGATATTACTAAGCCAACTGCGGCACCAAATGAAAAACGTACTACTTTTGCTCCATTCAGAAAAGAGTAG